From the Paenibacillus sp. FSL H8-0548 genome, one window contains:
- a CDS encoding extracellular solute-binding protein, with amino-acid sequence MKFNKARLSKNRLYLLVYTLLVLSLLITACSASTPTGTASATDIKIMVDYTIAQPPAPDNLVHKEFEKRTNTKLTITWVAGGDYSDRVNVALAAGDMADLIKIPNVTTPLFRQMVKQGAFWDLTPYIGDYPNLMAMDAKIWNNTKIDGKSYGVPAGRPMDGGGFVSIRKDWLEKLGLQMPTDMDELYVVLKAFKDNAPDGKKDTVGYNMRDSRVIEEIFTGTAGRWKEIDGKLVNMTLEPEMRDALVYLNKLYKEGLIPEDFPVMKENQYWELATSGRAGVTSETPEALFRYTMDQWKKDPEVDWTPMLSLAPKAGGKQYVTQSTGYNGILAIPKTVSEQKMKAVLKFIDYGSGGEGLNLTLYGIEDVHYTEEDGLKMATDKAVADSVGTGAWGKMFSTTVLDLWQYAAGMPKEIYQRNMEIAEEKSKFSTGDPAIGLVSETEIKLGSDYSKKIADMKVQTIIGKTTLAEWDQYVESLKTDANYSKITEEINEEYSKRKALE; translated from the coding sequence CATGCTCTGCGTCTACTCCAACCGGTACAGCATCGGCTACGGATATAAAAATTATGGTAGATTATACAATTGCTCAGCCTCCTGCACCAGATAATCTGGTTCATAAGGAGTTCGAGAAAAGGACGAATACGAAACTAACGATTACTTGGGTGGCTGGTGGAGATTATTCAGACCGTGTCAATGTCGCATTGGCTGCAGGTGACATGGCTGATTTAATTAAAATTCCGAACGTTACTACTCCGTTATTTCGTCAAATGGTGAAGCAGGGAGCGTTCTGGGATTTAACACCCTATATCGGAGATTATCCGAATTTAATGGCAATGGATGCGAAGATCTGGAACAATACGAAAATCGATGGGAAATCGTATGGCGTTCCAGCTGGTCGTCCGATGGACGGCGGCGGATTCGTCTCCATACGAAAGGATTGGTTAGAGAAGCTTGGACTCCAGATGCCGACCGATATGGATGAGCTTTATGTTGTATTGAAGGCCTTCAAGGATAATGCGCCAGACGGCAAAAAGGATACGGTAGGTTACAACATGCGGGATTCGCGTGTGATCGAAGAAATATTTACAGGAACAGCAGGCAGATGGAAAGAAATTGACGGCAAGCTGGTCAATATGACGCTGGAGCCGGAGATGAGAGATGCGCTAGTTTATTTGAACAAGCTGTATAAAGAAGGTTTAATTCCAGAGGACTTCCCAGTTATGAAAGAAAATCAATATTGGGAGCTTGCTACAAGCGGCAGAGCTGGGGTAACCTCGGAAACACCTGAAGCACTTTTCCGTTATACGATGGATCAATGGAAGAAAGATCCCGAAGTCGATTGGACACCTATGCTTTCCTTGGCACCTAAAGCTGGCGGTAAGCAATACGTTACACAAAGCACAGGATATAATGGAATACTTGCCATTCCAAAAACGGTATCCGAACAAAAAATGAAAGCTGTTTTGAAATTTATTGATTATGGCTCAGGTGGTGAAGGACTGAATTTGACGCTGTATGGTATTGAGGATGTTCACTATACGGAGGAAGATGGACTGAAAATGGCTACTGATAAAGCTGTGGCGGACAGTGTAGGGACTGGAGCATGGGGGAAAATGTTCAGTACTACAGTGCTTGATCTATGGCAGTACGCAGCAGGTATGCCAAAGGAGATTTATCAGCGTAATATGGAAATCGCTGAAGAGAAATCTAAATTTTCAACGGGTGACCCTGCAATTGGACTAGTATCAGAGACTGAAATCAAGCTAGGCTCTGACTACTCGAAAAAAATTGCTGATATGAAAGTGCAGACGATTATTGGTAAAACAACGTTAGCAGAGTGGGATCAATACGTGGAGAGTTTGAAAACAGATGCTAATTATTCAAAGATTACTGAAGAAATCAATGAGGAGTACAGTAAGCGGAAAGCACTAGAGTAA
- a CDS encoding FtsK/SpoIIIE domain-containing protein, which produces MSSILSYLRLQRDNEETFLTNYLEDLQDTSSFESETEFDICPEPVEWIDDFRNEQSLVSPEKKQLIKEKFKRCKYDSKQMEKETIQPLSYYWSGSTADGINLRPGETYRPRTSIDNAIIPHKEVKGIYSPVPLNDVAVHGLIGGRTGSGKSVFLNNLILNLMTEYAPWELELYLADFKKVELSRYASNVNHIAPHIVACAATSNIDYVLSLLDHIVKSMKAREKLFQKLSITHIKSFRKEFNVVLPRILLVVDEFQQMFLESSGKQTMRIQEMLTAITKLGRATGVHLLFASQEMSGTLSGNVLSNFKARFALPCDNGTSSSLIGNTAAGALNGKGVVIANLDGGDANSNIYYKVPLVRDDDVRIDDTLSEWQSLSEFDEALSRLAHLGQGWLMEDQSGNYFPHNKPMKYFDEDAVRQWKQNKDDIESDFSKSIIAEYRNEQYKTFTKTYIEKDATLLESLVLGDPVLYTRKKNDVQTCFLTKGARRHIAIAATSPTNAAYIEKLMLENLINSHQTYFHIVVDFNPILTGVYDLKEDVDKKYLVDDCQPTALELNRLQDSIFTDVFFGSKLLELFEIDEFFKMKDRDMFQTIIDDLMNSLTYLSLVAASPDLHSELSEKLNAIGYSEQIISDWKDIERKLGLENKINYKRAYELLLRICGEEKAFDNEVMRMTPKAFANSVLDLEIFTGENDEIKELKRTKLLEGIVYAFQGAVPDHVQCDQDVQDTIEGLKLGEDNLEFYTRSSIEPSIIIWYRGIESADKAAIKVIDDALKNLFAKRDDIICILTSITAGQDTTTFDTLLKNYTNLRFCKSSIEKVYNVVGMDYSKQQNDESPMFDFKVVNANIQRSFKRFDTELKHEKMHEIDWDLL; this is translated from the coding sequence GTGAGCAGTATACTATCGTACCTTCGTTTACAAAGAGATAATGAAGAAACATTTTTGACAAACTATCTTGAAGACCTGCAAGATACGAGTTCATTTGAATCAGAAACTGAGTTCGATATTTGTCCTGAGCCGGTTGAGTGGATAGATGATTTTAGAAATGAACAGAGTCTTGTCAGTCCCGAGAAAAAACAATTGATTAAAGAAAAATTCAAACGATGTAAATATGATAGCAAACAAATGGAAAAAGAGACCATACAACCACTGAGTTACTATTGGAGTGGATCAACGGCGGATGGAATCAATCTAAGACCGGGAGAAACGTATAGGCCGCGGACAAGTATAGATAATGCGATTATCCCTCATAAGGAAGTGAAAGGGATTTACTCGCCAGTTCCGTTAAATGATGTCGCTGTGCATGGTTTGATTGGCGGTCGTACGGGTTCCGGTAAGTCGGTATTTTTAAATAATTTGATTCTCAATTTGATGACGGAATATGCTCCATGGGAGCTTGAGTTATATTTAGCGGATTTCAAAAAGGTTGAGCTAAGTCGTTATGCTTCGAACGTTAACCATATCGCACCACACATTGTTGCTTGTGCAGCTACAAGTAATATTGATTATGTTTTATCTTTGCTTGATCATATCGTGAAAAGCATGAAAGCACGCGAGAAATTATTCCAAAAGTTAAGCATTACACACATTAAAAGTTTCCGTAAAGAGTTTAATGTGGTGTTACCCCGCATATTGCTTGTTGTTGATGAATTCCAACAAATGTTTTTGGAATCTTCCGGGAAACAAACGATGAGAATTCAAGAAATGTTGACAGCCATTACAAAGTTAGGTCGTGCTACAGGAGTGCATTTGTTGTTTGCAAGTCAAGAGATGAGCGGTACGTTGTCAGGTAATGTACTTAGTAATTTTAAAGCACGCTTTGCGTTGCCTTGCGACAATGGTACCTCATCATCTTTGATTGGAAATACAGCTGCTGGTGCATTAAATGGAAAAGGGGTTGTCATTGCTAATCTTGATGGCGGAGATGCTAATAGCAATATCTATTATAAGGTGCCTCTTGTGCGAGACGATGATGTTCGAATTGATGATACGTTATCGGAATGGCAAAGTCTGTCTGAATTCGACGAGGCATTGTCGCGTTTGGCGCATCTTGGACAAGGTTGGCTGATGGAGGATCAATCTGGAAATTACTTTCCGCATAATAAACCGATGAAATATTTCGATGAAGATGCTGTACGTCAGTGGAAACAGAATAAGGATGATATAGAATCTGATTTTAGCAAGAGTATTATCGCCGAGTACCGAAATGAACAATATAAGACTTTTACAAAAACATACATAGAGAAAGATGCTACACTGCTCGAATCATTAGTGCTAGGGGATCCTGTTCTCTATACGCGCAAGAAAAACGATGTGCAGACCTGTTTCTTGACGAAAGGTGCACGTCGCCATATTGCTATCGCAGCAACATCACCAACCAATGCAGCTTACATCGAAAAACTAATGTTGGAAAATTTGATTAACTCACATCAAACATACTTTCATATTGTCGTTGATTTTAATCCGATTTTGACAGGCGTTTATGATTTAAAAGAAGATGTGGACAAGAAATATTTAGTTGATGATTGTCAACCGACTGCGCTTGAGCTAAATCGATTACAGGACAGCATTTTTACAGATGTTTTTTTTGGCTCGAAATTATTAGAACTTTTTGAAATAGATGAGTTTTTTAAAATGAAAGATAGGGACATGTTTCAAACCATAATTGACGATCTGATGAATAGTCTTACTTACTTATCTTTAGTAGCTGCTTCACCAGATCTGCATAGTGAATTGTCAGAAAAACTCAATGCCATTGGATATTCAGAACAGATCATTTCTGATTGGAAGGATATAGAGAGGAAGTTGGGGTTAGAAAACAAAATTAACTATAAAAGGGCATACGAGCTTTTATTGAGAATATGCGGTGAAGAGAAAGCCTTCGATAATGAGGTCATGCGGATGACTCCTAAAGCATTTGCAAACAGTGTATTGGATTTAGAAATATTCACTGGGGAGAACGATGAAATAAAAGAATTAAAGAGAACTAAACTTCTAGAAGGCATCGTGTATGCCTTTCAAGGAGCGGTCCCAGATCATGTTCAATGTGACCAGGACGTGCAGGATACAATTGAAGGATTAAAGCTTGGTGAAGACAATTTAGAATTTTATACGCGTTCTTCGATAGAACCATCTATTATCATCTGGTATCGTGGTATTGAAAGTGCGGATAAGGCTGCGATTAAAGTTATTGATGATGCGTTGAAAAATTTGTTTGCTAAACGGGATGATATTATTTGTATTTTGACTTCAATTACTGCAGGTCAAGATACTACTACGTTTGATACACTTTTGAAAAATTATACAAATTTGCGGTTTTGTAAGTCATCTATCGAAAAAGTGTACAACGTCGTTGGAATGGACTATTCAAAGCAACAAAACGATGAGTCACCGATGTTTGACTTTAAAGTTGTTAACGCAAACATACAGCGTTCATTTAAACGGTTTGATACGGAATTAAAACATGAGAAAATGCATGAAATCGACTGGGATCTATTGTAG